From Carassius auratus strain Wakin chromosome 10, ASM336829v1, whole genome shotgun sequence, a single genomic window includes:
- the map3k1 gene encoding mitogen-activated protein kinase kinase kinase 1 isoform X2, translating into MATAGSRTLSLGGLLDSSSANVGNGLQGNSSGSTLSNSSGKVKRNAGESSQWRRKVRSVDLDKCESGSAALHLLTVSGPGSIQTALLQQSLAEPPLAEKTSDNPCRSAQEWMRSSLKSSESPGAEHGGTSADVNASHNSRDMESKETLRGLQKMEDRPEERLIREKLKATCMPTWKSEWLERRSRRGPMVVKPIPLRADGTEAGSNSHSSSSSQSRGQRSPSPGPSSSSSSSSTKTAGKPDSPGLRRRRASPVPSGRVTPPRRAPSPDGFSPYSPEETNRRVNKVMRARLYLLQQIGPNSFLIGGDSPDNKFRVFIGPQTCSCGRGTFCIHVLFVMLRVFQLEPSDPLLWRKTLKNFEVESLFQKYHSRRSSRIKAPSRSTIQKFVSRMSNSHTTCTSSASPSSNESSMKDEEEQMCPICLLDMLDEESLTVCEEGCRNKLHHHCMSIWAEECRRNHDPLICPLCRAKWKSHDFYSYEAPSTVESTTNQSQSQTAAASSASSSLHTESSRTGQDGDFSLPQYGVQHIPQTYTELAEPWIKVFGLELVGCLFSRNWNIREMALRRLSHDVSGALLLANGEHSLAGAGAGAGLGTAAGEVSRDVVVESCCSVLSMVCADPVYKVYVAALKTLRAMLVYTPCHSVSERTRLQQLLRPVVDTVLLKCADANSRTSQLSVSTLLELCKGQMGELAVGREILKAGSIGIGGVDYVLSCILGSKTEASNWQALLGRLCLIDRLLLEFPAEFYPHIVSGDDCNQAQNIVERYQKLLPLLRFALQSIDNSHSMVGKLSRRVFLSAARMVARVPHVFLKLLDMLNITSSTHYARMRRRLLAIAEEMDILDAIHLGLDDLQTEHASHSSAFLGPPQNSPCTTERNSPTPDLQQTTTKMTLSGQACSAPVDDITERLSNVVTSPAEFPKPPVQPRNRPVSQCLNSPSSGQPPNLPSLSMANTSAFPPENPKALPQCFMPNKLTQSSLNTQRKKGLNGGFCKEPEKLPSPVFTQAQPLPSSQIHRPRPTRPCPADGAKALNPGTKSNMRLDLQEVRSRDDVVCSGGSTLIPSEDSVFTPVEEKVPGLDASADLSSSMEDLLDTSIPAADSTVTFQSEVAVLSPEQAHTDDDTYSEDVTQNQKCKEKMEAEEEEALAVIMAMSESQDALPVIPQLQVEKEEDVIIIQTPETLPGHTKAKQPYREGKEWLKGQQIGLGAFSSCYQAQDVGTGTLMAVKQVTYVRNTSSEQEEVVEALREEIRMMGLLNHPNIIRMLGATCEKSNYNLFVEWMAGGSVSHLLNKYGAFKEGVVINYTEQLLRGLAYLHENQIIHRDIKGANLLIDSTGQRLRIADFGAAARLASKGTGAGEFQGQLLGTIAFMAPEVLRGQQYGRSCDVWSVGCAIIEMSCAKPPWNAEKHSNHLALIFKIASATTAPSIPPHLSPGLRDVTLRCLELQPSDRSPSRELLKHPIFRHSW; encoded by the exons TCGAGACATGGAGAGCAAGGAGACTCTGCGAGGGCTGCAGAAGATGGAGGACCGGCCAGAGGAGCGTTTGATCCGAGAGAAGCTCAAGGCCACCTGTATGCCCACCTGGAAGAGCGAGTGGCTGGAGAGACGGAGCAGGAGAGGCCCGATG GTAGTGAAGCCCATTCCTCTGAGAGCAGACGGCACTGAGGCGGGAAGCAACagtcacagctcatcttcctctcAGAGCAGAGGTCAGCGCAGCCCTTCGCCTGgaccttcctcctcctcctcctcctcctccactaAGACCGCTGGGAAGCCTGATTCTCCTGGTCTGCGCAGGCGGAGAGCCTCTCCGGTGCCT AGCGGGAGGGTGACGCCCCCTCGGAGAGCTCCTTCGCCTGATGGCTTTTCCCCATATAGTCCAGAGGAGACCAACCGCAGGGTCAACAAGGTCATGAGAGCCCGCCTCTACCTGCTGCAGCAGATCGGACCGAACTCCTTCTTGATTGGCGGAGACAGTCCGGACAACAAATTCCGGGTGTTCATTGGTCCACAG ACGTGTAGCTGTGGCCGAGGGACGTTCTGCATCCACGTGCTCTTCGTCATGCTCCGAGTGTTTCAGCTGGAGCCGTCAGACCCTCTTCTGTGGAGGAAGACCCTGAAGAACTTTGAG GTGGAGAGCTTATTTCAGAAGTACCACAGTCGCCGCAGCTCGCGCATCAAAGCCCCCTCACGCAGCACCATCCAGAAGTTTGTGTCCCGCATGTCCAACTCTCACACCACATGTACCTCCAGCGCCTCTCCATCCAGCAACGAAAGCAG CATGAAGGATGAGGAGGAGCAGATGTGCCCCATCTGTCTGTTGGACATGCTAGATGAAGAAAGCCTGACGGTGTGTGAAGAAGGCTGCAGAAACAAACTCCACCATCACTGCATGTCTATTT GGGCCGAGGAGTGCCGGAGAAATCACGACCCATTAATCTGCCCTCTGTGTAGAGCCAAGTGGAAGTCTCATGATTTCTACAG TTATGAAGCACCATCTACAGTGGAAAGCACCACAAACCAGTCCCAGAGTCAAACAGCTGCTGCTTCTTCAGCGTCTTCATCTCTTCACACCGAGAGCTCGAGAACGGGGCAGGACGGTGACTTCTCTCTCCCACAGTATGGAGTACAGCACATCCCTCAGACATACACAGAGCTCGCCGAACCCTGGATCAAG GTGTTTGGTTTGGAGTTGGTCGGCTGTCTCTTTTCCCGAAACTGGAACATCAGAGAAATGGCTCTTCGGCGGCTGTCACATGACGTGAGCGGCGCCCTCCTCTTGGCCAACGGCGAGCATTCATTGGCCGGGGCGGGTGCAGGGGCGGGGCTTGGGACAGCTGCAGGGGAGGTGTCCAGAGACGTGGTGGTGGAGTCCTGCTGTAGCGTGCTCTCCATGGTCTGCGCTGACCCCGTCTACAAAGTCTATGTGGCAGCACTG AAAACCCTGCGGGCGATGCTGGTGTACACCCCCTGTCACTCGGTGTCCGAGCGGACGCGACTACAGCAGCTGCTGCGGCCCGTGGTGGACACCGTCCTGCTCAAGTGTGCGGACGCTAACAG tcgcACCAGTCAGCTGTCCGTCTCCACTCTGCTGGAGCTGTGCAAAGGGCAGATGGGGGAGCTCGCTGTGGGGAGGGAAATCCTCAAAGCAG GCTCTATTGGTATCGGTGGAGTTGACTATGTCCTGAGCTGTATCTTGGGGTCTAAAACGGAGGCCAGTAACTGGCAAGCACTGCTGGGTCGGCTGTGTCTGATCGACCGGCTCCTGCTGGAGTTTCCTGCTGAATTCTACCCTCACATCGTGTCTGGAGACGACTGCAACCAGGCCCAAAACATTGTGGAGAG GTACCAGAAGCTGCTGCCTCTTCTGAGATTCGCGCTGCAGTCCATCGATAACTCTCACTCCATGGTGGGTAAACTCTCTCGCCGGGTGTTCCTGAGCGCCGCCCGTATGGTCGCGCGTGTGCCTCATGTCTTCCTGAAGCTCCTGGACATGCTCAacatcaccagctccactcacTACGCCCGCATGCGCCGCCGTCTCCTGGCCATCGCTGAGGAGATGGACATCCTGGACGCCATCCACCTGGGACTAGACGACCTGCAGACCGAGCACGCCTCACACTCCAGCGCTTTCCTCGGACCCCCCCAGAACTCCCCGTGCACCACCGAGAGAAACTCTCCCACCCCTGATCTACAGCAGACCACCACCAAGATGACGCTTTCAGGTCAAGCCTGTTCAGCTCCTGTGGACGATATAACAGAGAGACTCTCAAACGTCGTCACAAGCCCTGCTGAGTTTCCAAAGCCCCCCGTTCAGCCCCGAAACAGACCCGTGAGTCAGTGTTTGAACTCCCCGTCATCCGGTCAGCCCCCAAACCTTCCTTCTCTGTCCATGGCCAACACCTCTGCCTTCCCTCCAGAAAACCCCAAAGCCTTGCCACAGTGTTTTATGCCCAACAAGCTCACCCAGTCCTCACTGAATACCCAGCGTAAGAAGGGATTAAACGGAGGCTTCTGTAAGGAGCCGGAGAAGCTGCCTTCACCAGTGTTCACACAAGCTCAACCACTGCCCTCGAGTCAGATCCACCGGCCCAGACCCACTCGCCCCTGTCCCGCTGACGGAGCTAAAGCTTTAAACCCAGGGACGAAGAGCAACATGAGACTGGACCTTCAGGAGGTCAGGTCCAGAGATGACGTGGTCTGCAGCGGCGGATCCACTCTCATCCCCAGCGAGGACTCGGTCTTCACTCCAGTGGAGGAGAAGGTCCCCGGTCTGGACGCCTCGGCCGATCTCAGCTCCAGCATGGAGGACCTGCTGGACACCTCCATCCCTGCGGCAGACAGCACGGTCACCTTCCAGTCCGAAGTGGCGGTGCTGTCACCAGAGCAGGCGCACACAGACGACGACACATACAGCGAGGACGTGACCCAGAACCAGAAGTGCAAGGAGAAGATGGAAgctgaggaagaagaggcgctggCGGTGATCATGGCCATGTCTGAGTCACAAGACGCTCTGCCTGTCATCCCACAGTTACAGGTGGAGAAAGAAGAGGACGTGATCATCATTCAG ACACCAGAGACTCTGCCTGGTCATACCAAAGCGAAGCAGCCATACCGGGAGGGCAAGGAATGGCTCAAAGGTCAGCAGATTGGGCTGGGTGCCTTCTCGTCATGTTACCAGGCTCAGGATGTGGGCACTGGCACTCTGATGGCAGTCAAACAG GTGACGTATGTGAGGAACACGTCCTCGGAGCAGGAAGAGGTGGTGGAGGCACTACGAGAGGAGATCCGCATGATGGGTCTCCTCAACCACCCCAACATCATCCGGATGCTTGGAGCAACCTGTGAGAAGAGCAACTACAACCTGTTTGTGGAGTGGATGGCAG GTGGCTCTGTGTCTCATCTCTTAAATAAGTATGGTGCCTTTAAGGAGGGAGTGGTCATCAACTACACCGAGCAGCTTCTGCGAGGTCTGGCGTACCTCCACGAGAACCAGATCATCCACCGGGACATCAAAG GTGCCAATCTGCTGATAGACAGCACGGGTCAGAGGTTGAGGATAGCTGATTTTGGGGCAGCGGCGCGTCTGGCTTCAAAAGGCACCGGTGCAGGGGAGTTTCAGGGGCAGCTCCTGGGCACCATTGCCTTCATGGCTCCTGAG gtgctgAGAGGACAGCAGTACGGGCGCAGCTGTGACGTCTGGAGTGTGGGCTGTGCTATTATAGAGATGTCCTGTGCCAAGCCGCCCTGGAACGCAGAGAAACACTCCAACCACCTGGCACTCATTTTCAAG ATCGCCAGTGCTACCACAGCACCCTCGATCcctccccacctgtctccaggcCTGCGGGACGTCACCCTGCGCTGCCTGGAGCTCCAGCCCTCCGACCGCTCGCCCTCCAGAGAGCTGCTGAAGCACCCCATCTTCCGGCACAGCTGGTAG
- the map3k1 gene encoding mitogen-activated protein kinase kinase kinase 1 isoform X1, whose translation MATAGSRTLSLGGLLDSSSANVGNGLQGNSSGSTLSNSSGKVKRNAGESSQWRRKVRSVDLDKCESGSAALHLLTVSGPGSIQTALLQQSLAEPPLAEKTSDNPCRSAQEWMRSSLKSSESPGAEHGGTSADVNASHNSRDMESKETLRGLQKMEDRPEERLIREKLKATCMPTWKSEWLERRSRRGPMVVKPIPLRADGTEAGSNSHSSSSSQSRGQRSPSPGPSSSSSSSSTKTAGKPDSPGLRRRRASPVPSGRVTPPRRAPSPDGFSPYSPEETNRRVNKVMRARLYLLQQIGPNSFLIGGDSPDNKFRVFIGPQTCSCGRGTFCIHVLFVMLRVFQLEPSDPLLWRKTLKNFEVESLFQKYHSRRSSRIKAPSRSTIQKFVSRMSNSHTTCTSSASPSSNESSMKDEEEQMCPICLLDMLDEESLTVCEEGCRNKLHHHCMSIWAEECRRNHDPLICPLCRAKWKSHDFYSYEAPSTVESTTNQSQSQTAAASSASSSLHTESSRTGQDGDFSLPQYGVQHIPQTYTELAEPWIKVFGLELVGCLFSRNWNIREMALRRLSHDVSGALLLANGEHSLAGAGAGAGLGTAAGEVSRDVVVESCCSVLSMVCADPVYKVYVAALKTLRAMLVYTPCHSVSERTRLQQLLRPVVDTVLLKCADANSRTSQLSVSTLLELCKGQMGELAVGREILKAGSIGIGGVDYVLSCILGSKTEASNWQALLGRLCLIDRLLLEFPAEFYPHIVSGDDCNQAQNIVERYQKLLPLLRFALQSIDNSHSMVGKLSRRVFLSAARMVARVPHVFLKLLDMLNITSSTHYARMRRRLLAIAEEMDILDAIHLGLDDLQTEHASHSSAFLGPPQNSPCTTERNSPTPDLQQTTTKMTLSGQACSAPVDDITERLSNVVTSPAEFPKPPVQPRNRPVSQCLNSPSSGQPPNLPSLSMANTSAFPPENPKALPQCFMPNKLTQSSLNTQRKKGLNGGFCKEPEKLPSPVFTQAQPLPSSQIHRPRPTRPCPADGAKALNPGTKSNMRLDLQEVRSRDDVVCSGGSTLIPSEDSVFTPVEEKVPGLDASADLSSSMEDLLDTSIPAADSTVTFQSEVAVLSPEQAHTDDDTYSEDVTQNQKCKEKMEAEEEEALAVIMAMSESQDALPVIPQLQVEKEEDVIIIQVDTPETLPGHTKAKQPYREGKEWLKGQQIGLGAFSSCYQAQDVGTGTLMAVKQVTYVRNTSSEQEEVVEALREEIRMMGLLNHPNIIRMLGATCEKSNYNLFVEWMAGGSVSHLLNKYGAFKEGVVINYTEQLLRGLAYLHENQIIHRDIKGANLLIDSTGQRLRIADFGAAARLASKGTGAGEFQGQLLGTIAFMAPEVLRGQQYGRSCDVWSVGCAIIEMSCAKPPWNAEKHSNHLALIFKIASATTAPSIPPHLSPGLRDVTLRCLELQPSDRSPSRELLKHPIFRHSW comes from the exons TCGAGACATGGAGAGCAAGGAGACTCTGCGAGGGCTGCAGAAGATGGAGGACCGGCCAGAGGAGCGTTTGATCCGAGAGAAGCTCAAGGCCACCTGTATGCCCACCTGGAAGAGCGAGTGGCTGGAGAGACGGAGCAGGAGAGGCCCGATG GTAGTGAAGCCCATTCCTCTGAGAGCAGACGGCACTGAGGCGGGAAGCAACagtcacagctcatcttcctctcAGAGCAGAGGTCAGCGCAGCCCTTCGCCTGgaccttcctcctcctcctcctcctcctccactaAGACCGCTGGGAAGCCTGATTCTCCTGGTCTGCGCAGGCGGAGAGCCTCTCCGGTGCCT AGCGGGAGGGTGACGCCCCCTCGGAGAGCTCCTTCGCCTGATGGCTTTTCCCCATATAGTCCAGAGGAGACCAACCGCAGGGTCAACAAGGTCATGAGAGCCCGCCTCTACCTGCTGCAGCAGATCGGACCGAACTCCTTCTTGATTGGCGGAGACAGTCCGGACAACAAATTCCGGGTGTTCATTGGTCCACAG ACGTGTAGCTGTGGCCGAGGGACGTTCTGCATCCACGTGCTCTTCGTCATGCTCCGAGTGTTTCAGCTGGAGCCGTCAGACCCTCTTCTGTGGAGGAAGACCCTGAAGAACTTTGAG GTGGAGAGCTTATTTCAGAAGTACCACAGTCGCCGCAGCTCGCGCATCAAAGCCCCCTCACGCAGCACCATCCAGAAGTTTGTGTCCCGCATGTCCAACTCTCACACCACATGTACCTCCAGCGCCTCTCCATCCAGCAACGAAAGCAG CATGAAGGATGAGGAGGAGCAGATGTGCCCCATCTGTCTGTTGGACATGCTAGATGAAGAAAGCCTGACGGTGTGTGAAGAAGGCTGCAGAAACAAACTCCACCATCACTGCATGTCTATTT GGGCCGAGGAGTGCCGGAGAAATCACGACCCATTAATCTGCCCTCTGTGTAGAGCCAAGTGGAAGTCTCATGATTTCTACAG TTATGAAGCACCATCTACAGTGGAAAGCACCACAAACCAGTCCCAGAGTCAAACAGCTGCTGCTTCTTCAGCGTCTTCATCTCTTCACACCGAGAGCTCGAGAACGGGGCAGGACGGTGACTTCTCTCTCCCACAGTATGGAGTACAGCACATCCCTCAGACATACACAGAGCTCGCCGAACCCTGGATCAAG GTGTTTGGTTTGGAGTTGGTCGGCTGTCTCTTTTCCCGAAACTGGAACATCAGAGAAATGGCTCTTCGGCGGCTGTCACATGACGTGAGCGGCGCCCTCCTCTTGGCCAACGGCGAGCATTCATTGGCCGGGGCGGGTGCAGGGGCGGGGCTTGGGACAGCTGCAGGGGAGGTGTCCAGAGACGTGGTGGTGGAGTCCTGCTGTAGCGTGCTCTCCATGGTCTGCGCTGACCCCGTCTACAAAGTCTATGTGGCAGCACTG AAAACCCTGCGGGCGATGCTGGTGTACACCCCCTGTCACTCGGTGTCCGAGCGGACGCGACTACAGCAGCTGCTGCGGCCCGTGGTGGACACCGTCCTGCTCAAGTGTGCGGACGCTAACAG tcgcACCAGTCAGCTGTCCGTCTCCACTCTGCTGGAGCTGTGCAAAGGGCAGATGGGGGAGCTCGCTGTGGGGAGGGAAATCCTCAAAGCAG GCTCTATTGGTATCGGTGGAGTTGACTATGTCCTGAGCTGTATCTTGGGGTCTAAAACGGAGGCCAGTAACTGGCAAGCACTGCTGGGTCGGCTGTGTCTGATCGACCGGCTCCTGCTGGAGTTTCCTGCTGAATTCTACCCTCACATCGTGTCTGGAGACGACTGCAACCAGGCCCAAAACATTGTGGAGAG GTACCAGAAGCTGCTGCCTCTTCTGAGATTCGCGCTGCAGTCCATCGATAACTCTCACTCCATGGTGGGTAAACTCTCTCGCCGGGTGTTCCTGAGCGCCGCCCGTATGGTCGCGCGTGTGCCTCATGTCTTCCTGAAGCTCCTGGACATGCTCAacatcaccagctccactcacTACGCCCGCATGCGCCGCCGTCTCCTGGCCATCGCTGAGGAGATGGACATCCTGGACGCCATCCACCTGGGACTAGACGACCTGCAGACCGAGCACGCCTCACACTCCAGCGCTTTCCTCGGACCCCCCCAGAACTCCCCGTGCACCACCGAGAGAAACTCTCCCACCCCTGATCTACAGCAGACCACCACCAAGATGACGCTTTCAGGTCAAGCCTGTTCAGCTCCTGTGGACGATATAACAGAGAGACTCTCAAACGTCGTCACAAGCCCTGCTGAGTTTCCAAAGCCCCCCGTTCAGCCCCGAAACAGACCCGTGAGTCAGTGTTTGAACTCCCCGTCATCCGGTCAGCCCCCAAACCTTCCTTCTCTGTCCATGGCCAACACCTCTGCCTTCCCTCCAGAAAACCCCAAAGCCTTGCCACAGTGTTTTATGCCCAACAAGCTCACCCAGTCCTCACTGAATACCCAGCGTAAGAAGGGATTAAACGGAGGCTTCTGTAAGGAGCCGGAGAAGCTGCCTTCACCAGTGTTCACACAAGCTCAACCACTGCCCTCGAGTCAGATCCACCGGCCCAGACCCACTCGCCCCTGTCCCGCTGACGGAGCTAAAGCTTTAAACCCAGGGACGAAGAGCAACATGAGACTGGACCTTCAGGAGGTCAGGTCCAGAGATGACGTGGTCTGCAGCGGCGGATCCACTCTCATCCCCAGCGAGGACTCGGTCTTCACTCCAGTGGAGGAGAAGGTCCCCGGTCTGGACGCCTCGGCCGATCTCAGCTCCAGCATGGAGGACCTGCTGGACACCTCCATCCCTGCGGCAGACAGCACGGTCACCTTCCAGTCCGAAGTGGCGGTGCTGTCACCAGAGCAGGCGCACACAGACGACGACACATACAGCGAGGACGTGACCCAGAACCAGAAGTGCAAGGAGAAGATGGAAgctgaggaagaagaggcgctggCGGTGATCATGGCCATGTCTGAGTCACAAGACGCTCTGCCTGTCATCCCACAGTTACAGGTGGAGAAAGAAGAGGACGTGATCATCATTCAGGTGGAT ACACCAGAGACTCTGCCTGGTCATACCAAAGCGAAGCAGCCATACCGGGAGGGCAAGGAATGGCTCAAAGGTCAGCAGATTGGGCTGGGTGCCTTCTCGTCATGTTACCAGGCTCAGGATGTGGGCACTGGCACTCTGATGGCAGTCAAACAG GTGACGTATGTGAGGAACACGTCCTCGGAGCAGGAAGAGGTGGTGGAGGCACTACGAGAGGAGATCCGCATGATGGGTCTCCTCAACCACCCCAACATCATCCGGATGCTTGGAGCAACCTGTGAGAAGAGCAACTACAACCTGTTTGTGGAGTGGATGGCAG GTGGCTCTGTGTCTCATCTCTTAAATAAGTATGGTGCCTTTAAGGAGGGAGTGGTCATCAACTACACCGAGCAGCTTCTGCGAGGTCTGGCGTACCTCCACGAGAACCAGATCATCCACCGGGACATCAAAG GTGCCAATCTGCTGATAGACAGCACGGGTCAGAGGTTGAGGATAGCTGATTTTGGGGCAGCGGCGCGTCTGGCTTCAAAAGGCACCGGTGCAGGGGAGTTTCAGGGGCAGCTCCTGGGCACCATTGCCTTCATGGCTCCTGAG gtgctgAGAGGACAGCAGTACGGGCGCAGCTGTGACGTCTGGAGTGTGGGCTGTGCTATTATAGAGATGTCCTGTGCCAAGCCGCCCTGGAACGCAGAGAAACACTCCAACCACCTGGCACTCATTTTCAAG ATCGCCAGTGCTACCACAGCACCCTCGATCcctccccacctgtctccaggcCTGCGGGACGTCACCCTGCGCTGCCTGGAGCTCCAGCCCTCCGACCGCTCGCCCTCCAGAGAGCTGCTGAAGCACCCCATCTTCCGGCACAGCTGGTAG